The following proteins are co-located in the Vigna angularis cultivar LongXiaoDou No.4 chromosome 2, ASM1680809v1, whole genome shotgun sequence genome:
- the LOC108320767 gene encoding adenylosuccinate synthetase 2, chloroplastic, protein MNSISSVTFDSHAIRNPHRPFSSRRFYLARNLVVCSAKPVAPPPTKLAAADTSAARIGSLSQVSGVLGCQWGDEGKGKLVDVLGQHFEIVARCQGGANAGHTIYNAEGKKFALHLVPSGILNEDTLCVIGNGVVVHLPGLFKEIDGLESSGVSCQGRILVSDRAHLLFDFHQVVDGLREAELAKSFIGTTKRGIGPCYSSKVNRNGIRVGDLRQMDTFPQKLDVILSDVALRFKDFSYGPDVLREEVEKYKRYTERLEPFIADTVHVMNEAITQKRKILVEGGQATMLDIDFGTYPFVTSSSPSAGGICTGLGIAPRVIGDLIGVVKAYTTRVGSGPFPTEILGSGGDLLRFAGQEFGTTTGRPRRCGWLDIVALKYSCQINGFSSLNLTKLDVLSDLEEIQLGISYKLDDGTLIKSFPSDLRLLEQLKVEYEVLPGWKSDISSVRNYSDLPKAARQYVERVEELVGVPIHYIGVGPGRDALIYK, encoded by the exons ATGAACAGCATCTCATCGGTCACGTTTGATTCTCACGCGATACGCAACCCTCACCGCCCCTTTTCATCTCGCCGCTTTTATCTCGCTCGAAACCTTGTCGTATGCTCCGCTAAGCCCGTCGCGCCTCCTCCCACCAAGCTCGCCGCCGCCGACACATCCGCCGCCCGCATCGGCTCGCTGAGCCAGGTCTCTGGCGTGCTGGGTTGCCAGTGGGGTGATGAGGGCAAGGGTAAACTCGTCGACGTCTTGGGCCAACACTTCGAAATCGTTGCTCGCTGTCAG GGTGGAGCTAATGCTGGGCATACTATCTACAATGCAGAAGGGAAAAAGTTTGCGCTTCATCTTGTTCCTTCTGGTATTCTGAACGAGGATACTCTGTGTGTTATTGGGAATGGGGTTGTAGTGCACCTGCCGGGGTTGTTTAAAGAGATTGATGGTCTTGAGTCAAGTGGGGTCTCTTGCCAGGGAAGGATATTGGTATCTGATCGTGCTCACCTGTTGTTCGATTTCCACCAAGTAGTGGATGGATTGAGGGAAGCCGAGCTTGCTAAATCTTTCATCGGCACCACCAAGAGAGGCATTGGACCCTGCTACTCCAGCAAGGTTAACCGCAATGGCATTAGAGTAGGTGATTTGAGGCAAATGGATACTTTCCCCCAAAAGCTTGATGTTATATTGTCAGATGTAGCATTAAGGTTCAAAGATTTCAGCTATGGTCCAGACGTGCTAAGGGAAGAAGTTGAAAAATACAAGAGATATACTGAGAGGTTGGAACCATTTATTGCTGATACTGTGCATGTCATGAATGAGGCCATAACACAGAAAAGGAAGATTTTGGTTGAAGGAGGACAAGCAACCATGTTGGACATTGATTTTGGAACTTATCCTTTTGTTACATCGTCTAGCCCATCAGCAGGCGGGATATGCACTGGTCTTGGTATTGCTCCAAGGGTGATTGGTGATTTAATAGGAGTG GTGAAGGCATACACTACAAGAGTTGGTTCCGGACCTTTTCCTACTGAAATTCTGGGTTCAGGGGGTGATCTCCTCAGATTTGCCGGGCAGGAGTTTGGCACAACTACTGGCCGTCCTCGGCGGTGTGGCTGGCTGGATATAGTAGCCTTGAAATACTCATGTCAGATAAATGGTTTTTCATCGTTGAATCTTACCAAGCTGGATGTTTTATCAGATCTTGAAGAAATTCAGTTGGGTATTTCTTACAAACTCGATGATGGCACCTTAATCAAATCATTTCCCTCTGACCTCCGTCTTCTTGAGCAATTGAAG gtGGAATACGAAGTACTTCCAGGATGGAAGTCCGATATTTCTTCCGTAAGAAACTACTCTGACCTTCCAAAAGCTGCACGGCAATACGTGGAAAGGGTAGAAGAACTTGTGGGGGTCCCTATTCACTACATTGGTGTTGGACCTGGACGTGATGCCCTCATATACAAATGA